In one Roseburia intestinalis L1-82 genomic region, the following are encoded:
- a CDS encoding phosphopentomutase — MKRVFLIVLDSVGIGEMPDAAAYGDAGSNTIRAAASSPYFSMPNMQKLGFFNIDGMEIGEKEKNPAGSFARMTEVSKGKDTTIGHWEIAGIISNSPLPTYPDGFPQEILDEFTKRTGRGVLCNKPYSGTDVIRDYGEEHMKTGKLIVYTSADSVFQVAAHEDVIPVETLYEYCKIAREILTGENGVGRVIARPFVGTPGNFTRTVRRHDFSLQPPKVTMLDQLCGHGYDVRSVGKIIDIFAEKGIKEYVRTTGNEDGINKTIEYMKQDFEGLCFTNLVDYDMLYGHRNDVEGYAKALTYFDERLPELIAAMRDEDILMITADHGCDPSTPSTDHSREYTPLVMYGKPIRAGVNYGTRGCFSDIAATILAYFDIKPECAGEAIPIL; from the coding sequence ATGAAGAGAGTATTTTTGATCGTACTTGACAGCGTTGGGATCGGGGAAATGCCGGATGCGGCAGCTTACGGCGATGCGGGAAGTAATACCATAAGAGCTGCGGCATCCAGTCCGTATTTTTCGATGCCGAACATGCAAAAACTGGGATTTTTTAATATAGACGGAATGGAGATCGGAGAAAAAGAAAAGAATCCGGCCGGATCTTTCGCGAGAATGACGGAGGTATCGAAAGGAAAAGATACGACGATCGGGCACTGGGAGATTGCGGGCATCATCTCAAACAGTCCGCTGCCGACTTACCCGGATGGATTTCCACAGGAAATTTTAGACGAGTTTACGAAGAGAACCGGAAGAGGAGTGCTCTGCAATAAACCGTATTCCGGGACAGATGTCATCCGCGATTACGGCGAAGAACACATGAAAACGGGAAAACTGATCGTATATACATCTGCAGATTCAGTATTTCAGGTGGCAGCGCACGAGGATGTCATTCCGGTTGAGACACTTTACGAATACTGTAAGATTGCAAGGGAGATACTGACCGGGGAAAATGGTGTGGGACGCGTGATCGCAAGACCGTTTGTCGGCACGCCGGGCAATTTTACAAGAACGGTACGCCGTCATGATTTTTCCCTGCAGCCACCGAAAGTGACGATGTTAGATCAGTTGTGCGGACATGGATATGATGTGCGTTCCGTGGGCAAGATCATTGATATTTTTGCAGAAAAAGGAATCAAAGAGTATGTGCGCACGACCGGAAATGAGGATGGAATCAACAAGACGATCGAGTATATGAAACAGGATTTTGAGGGACTTTGTTTTACAAATCTTGTAGATTATGATATGCTCTACGGGCACCGCAATGATGTGGAAGGCTACGCAAAGGCACTGACTTATTTCGATGAGCGCCTGCCGGAGCTAATAGCTGCAATGAGAGATGAGGATATCTTAATGATCACGGCAGATCACGGCTGTGATCCAAGCACACCGTCGACCGATCATTCGAGAGAATATACACCGCTTGTGATGTATGGAAAACCGATCAGAGCGGGTGTTAATTACGGAACAAGAGGCTGCTTTTCAGATATTGCGGCAACCATTCTTGCTTATTTTGACATTAAGCCGGAGTGTGCGGGAGAGGCAATCCCGATTTTATAA
- a CDS encoding NUDIX hydrolase yields the protein MDQQVKRVKRELVKNGAILDIYTDTMQLPDGKLEEWDFISHRKGAAAVVPVRGDGKILMVRQYRNAIDRMTLEIPAGSRDSVTEDTKVCAARELEEETGYRSDDLTRLLSLKTTVAFCDEFIDVYLARNLKPGHQHLDEGEFLDVEAHDIDELCQMIYDGKLQDAKTVSALLAYKNLLNQEKNA from the coding sequence ATGGACCAACAGGTTAAGAGAGTAAAAAGAGAACTGGTAAAAAATGGAGCCATTCTGGATATTTATACAGATACGATGCAGCTGCCGGACGGAAAACTCGAAGAATGGGATTTTATTTCACACAGAAAAGGGGCGGCAGCCGTTGTTCCGGTACGCGGAGACGGAAAGATTCTGATGGTGCGTCAGTACCGGAATGCAATCGACCGTATGACACTTGAGATACCGGCGGGATCAAGAGACAGTGTTACAGAAGACACAAAGGTGTGTGCTGCACGGGAGTTAGAGGAGGAAACGGGATACCGCAGTGATGATCTTACGCGTCTTTTGTCACTTAAAACAACAGTTGCATTTTGTGACGAGTTCATTGATGTGTATTTAGCGCGTAATTTAAAACCGGGACATCAGCATTTAGATGAGGGAGAGTTCCTTGATGTCGAGGCACATGACATCGATGAACTCTGTCAGATGATCTACGATGGAAAATTACAGGATGCCAAAACAGTTTCTGCACTTTTGGCATATAAAAATCTTCTGAATCAGGAGAAAAACGCATAA
- a CDS encoding peptide chain release factor 3, whose protein sequence is MADLRKEIEKRRTFAIISHPDAGKTTLTEKFLLYGGAINLAGSVKGKATARHAVSDWMEIEKERGISVTSSVLQFNYGGYCINILDTPGHQDFSEDTYRTLMAADSAVMVIDGSKGVEAQTRKLFKVCVMRHIPIFTFINKMDRDANDTFDLLDEIEKELGIATCPVNWPIGSGKNFKGVYDRNTKEVMTFSDTLKGTKEGTEKHIAADDPALIEEIGQDAYAKLMEEIELLDGASAEFDMDLVTKGQLSPVFFGSALTNFGVETFLQHFLKMTYSPLPRKADIGEIDPFDEHFSAFVFKIQANMNKAHRDRIAFMRICSGKFTAGMEVTHVQGGNKKIKLSQPQQMMAQERHIVDEAYAGDIIGVFDPGIFSIGDTLTTAKPFQFEGIPTFAPEHFARVRQVDTMKRKQFMKGMQQIAQEGAIQIFQEYNMGMEEVIVGVVGVLQFDVLKYRLENEYNVEIRMDNLPYEHIRWIENEEIDMDKLVGTSDMKKIQDLKGRPLLLFVNAWSVGMVLDRNEGLVLSEFGRE, encoded by the coding sequence TTGGCTGATTTAAGAAAAGAGATAGAAAAAAGACGTACATTTGCAATCATTTCCCACCCGGATGCAGGTAAAACGACTCTGACAGAGAAGTTCCTGCTCTACGGAGGAGCGATCAATCTTGCCGGTTCCGTCAAGGGAAAGGCAACTGCACGCCATGCGGTATCTGACTGGATGGAGATCGAGAAGGAGAGAGGTATTTCCGTTACTTCTTCTGTGTTACAGTTTAATTATGGCGGCTACTGCATCAATATTCTGGATACACCGGGACATCAGGATTTCTCGGAGGATACTTACCGTACCCTGATGGCTGCGGACTCTGCGGTCATGGTCATTGATGGATCAAAGGGTGTCGAGGCACAGACGAGAAAATTATTTAAGGTCTGCGTGATGCGCCATATTCCGATTTTTACTTTTATCAATAAAATGGACCGCGATGCGAATGATACGTTTGATCTGTTAGACGAGATTGAAAAAGAACTTGGGATCGCAACCTGTCCGGTCAACTGGCCGATTGGTTCCGGAAAGAATTTTAAGGGTGTATATGACCGTAACACAAAAGAGGTCATGACGTTCTCCGACACGTTAAAGGGAACGAAAGAGGGAACCGAAAAGCATATTGCAGCGGATGATCCTGCACTGATCGAGGAGATCGGACAGGACGCATACGCTAAGCTGATGGAGGAGATCGAGCTTCTCGACGGGGCAAGTGCAGAGTTTGATATGGATCTTGTCACAAAAGGACAACTCTCCCCGGTATTTTTCGGATCTGCCCTGACCAACTTTGGTGTGGAGACATTTTTACAGCATTTCTTAAAAATGACCTATTCCCCACTGCCGCGTAAAGCTGACATCGGAGAAATAGACCCGTTTGATGAGCATTTTTCCGCATTTGTATTTAAAATACAGGCAAATATGAATAAGGCACACCGTGACCGTATCGCGTTTATGCGTATCTGTTCCGGAAAATTTACCGCCGGTATGGAGGTTACACATGTGCAGGGAGGCAACAAAAAGATCAAACTGTCGCAGCCGCAGCAGATGATGGCACAGGAGCGCCATATCGTAGACGAGGCGTATGCGGGGGATATCATCGGAGTGTTCGATCCGGGCATTTTCTCAATCGGAGATACGCTTACCACAGCAAAACCGTTCCAGTTTGAGGGAATCCCTACTTTCGCGCCGGAGCATTTCGCGAGAGTGCGCCAGGTGGATACCATGAAGCGTAAACAGTTCATGAAAGGCATGCAGCAGATCGCGCAGGAAGGTGCGATCCAGATCTTCCAGGAATATAATATGGGTATGGAAGAAGTCATCGTCGGCGTTGTCGGTGTCCTTCAGTTTGATGTTTTAAAATACCGTCTGGAAAATGAATATAATGTTGAGATCCGCATGGACAACCTGCCATACGAGCATATCCGCTGGATCGAAAACGAGGAGATCGATATGGACAAGCTTGTCGGAACTTCGGATATGAAGAAGATCCAGGATTTAAAGGGCAGACCGTTACTCTTATTTGTCAATGCATGGAGTGTTGGTATGGTGCTTGACCGAAATGAGGGACTGGTGCTCTCTGAGTTCGGGCGTGAGTAA
- a CDS encoding response regulator transcription factor: MIENRISDRAKILLIDEDTSISYLIRRAMEKENYKIYIAGSGKQGMEMSTGVCPDLILMDNKFSDMEGITLIQWFREWTDCPIIILSERSSYLDKVEALYAGADDYMVKPFHEKELAARIFSALRRRISVGAHTYYEAGNLKVDFTKRQVLLGGTEVHFSPVEYRIIESLALNSGTVVTYQMLLEKIWGPYAEQNSRILRVNMTNIRKKIESSPLEPEYITTIPRVGYRMLESQAEKGGMQMLENQAGRNMKVMEGQNIRNGIRMMA; the protein is encoded by the coding sequence GTGATAGAAAATAGAATAAGTGACAGAGCAAAAATATTACTGATCGATGAGGATACAAGCATTTCTTATCTGATCCGCAGGGCAATGGAAAAAGAAAATTACAAGATTTATATTGCAGGAAGTGGAAAACAGGGAATGGAGATGAGTACCGGTGTCTGTCCGGATCTGATTCTGATGGATAATAAATTTTCTGATATGGAAGGGATCACCTTGATCCAGTGGTTCAGGGAGTGGACGGATTGCCCGATTATAATCCTGTCGGAACGGAGCAGCTACCTTGATAAAGTGGAGGCATTATATGCCGGAGCAGATGATTATATGGTAAAACCGTTTCATGAGAAGGAACTTGCGGCACGGATTTTTTCCGCATTACGCAGAAGAATTTCGGTAGGTGCGCATACATATTACGAGGCAGGAAATCTTAAGGTTGATTTTACAAAAAGACAGGTTTTGCTTGGAGGAACGGAGGTTCATTTTTCACCGGTGGAATACCGGATCATAGAAAGTCTTGCGTTAAATTCTGGTACGGTTGTAACATATCAGATGCTTTTGGAAAAAATATGGGGACCATATGCAGAGCAAAACAGCAGGATTCTTCGTGTCAATATGACGAATATCCGAAAAAAAATAGAAAGTTCTCCTTTAGAACCGGAGTATATTACAACGATCCCGCGGGTAGGATACCGGATGTTGGAGAGTCAGGCTGAGAAAGGTGGCATGCAGATGCTGGAAAATCAGGCTGGCAGAAACATGAAAGTGATGGAAGGTCAGAATATCAGAAATGGTATCCGTATGATGGCATAA
- the trxA gene encoding thioredoxin, producing MAVITITKDNFENEVLGAKLPVVLDFWAEWCAPCKMQSPVIEALAEELEGKVIFGKVNVDEEAVLALKYQIMSIPTLVVMKYGLFQNRAVGLQTREEIIDMIEQIKED from the coding sequence ATGGCAGTTATCACAATCACAAAAGATAATTTTGAAAATGAAGTACTCGGTGCAAAACTTCCGGTTGTATTAGATTTCTGGGCAGAGTGGTGTGCGCCGTGTAAAATGCAGTCACCGGTGATTGAGGCGCTTGCGGAAGAATTAGAAGGCAAGGTCATCTTCGGTAAAGTCAATGTTGACGAGGAGGCTGTGCTGGCATTGAAATATCAGATTATGAGCATCCCGACGCTGGTTGTCATGAAATACGGATTATTTCAGAACCGTGCAGTCGGACTGCAGACAAGAGAAGAGATCATAGATATGATCGAGCAGATCAAAGAAGACTAA
- a CDS encoding DUF3783 domain-containing protein gives MEKLLVFHLDDNNLKKLKQITGALKVRVEEVPSSDYLKPLEMIANKTASPLIQPFSGKVPAESLIVFCDFTEKKMDKLLASLRRDQVVIDYKAVLTPTNRKWNVMRMYLEMQAEKAAYQKNKA, from the coding sequence ATGGAAAAATTACTGGTATTTCATTTAGATGACAACAATCTCAAAAAATTAAAGCAGATCACGGGGGCTTTGAAGGTCCGTGTGGAGGAGGTTCCTTCCTCTGATTATTTAAAACCATTGGAGATGATTGCAAATAAGACTGCTTCCCCTTTGATTCAGCCTTTTTCCGGGAAGGTTCCTGCGGAAAGTCTGATTGTTTTCTGTGATTTTACAGAGAAAAAGATGGATAAACTTTTAGCATCTCTCCGCAGGGATCAGGTTGTCATAGATTATAAAGCAGTGCTTACGCCGACAAATCGGAAATGGAATGTGATGCGGATGTATTTGGAGATGCAGGCGGAAAAGGCTGCTTATCAGAAAAATAAGGCATAG
- a CDS encoding regulatory protein RecX — protein sequence MQELLVVEVIPREKGRTSIRFDNGMEVLLYKGEVRKLSLREGTVISREKYDEIIYEILGMRAKKRAMFLLERMDRTEHQLREKLMQNGYPDVCVDLAVEYVRKYHYIDDLRYATTYISYQQKKKSRQKLKMDLIAKGIEKSVIEQALDEVFDSDEQLKIRQLLEKKHYEPKECDRKEQQKIYQYLMRRGFKSSDILHVMKIWDEYEE from the coding sequence ATGCAGGAGTTGCTTGTCGTAGAAGTAATTCCCCGGGAAAAAGGAAGGACTTCCATTCGGTTTGACAACGGGATGGAAGTCCTTTTATATAAGGGTGAGGTAAGAAAATTATCCTTGCGGGAGGGGACTGTCATATCCCGGGAGAAATATGATGAGATCATCTATGAAATACTTGGAATGCGGGCGAAGAAACGTGCGATGTTTCTTTTGGAACGAATGGACCGGACGGAACATCAGCTGCGGGAGAAGCTGATGCAGAACGGGTATCCTGATGTGTGCGTGGATCTTGCAGTGGAGTATGTCAGAAAATATCACTATATCGATGATCTGCGCTATGCGACGACCTATATTTCATATCAACAGAAGAAAAAAAGCCGTCAGAAATTAAAAATGGATCTTATAGCAAAAGGAATTGAAAAAAGTGTGATAGAACAGGCACTTGATGAGGTGTTCGACAGTGATGAACAGTTAAAGATCCGTCAGCTTTTAGAAAAGAAACATTATGAACCAAAAGAATGTGACCGCAAAGAACAGCAGAAAATTTACCAGTATCTGATGCGCCGTGGATTTAAGAGCAGCGATATTTTGCATGTCATGAAAATCTGGGATGAATACGAGGAATAA
- the rny gene encoding ribonuclease Y has translation MGSVIIAVVITLLVTAVVVYFVTTAYYKKVTEAKIGNADEKAREIIDEAVKTAETKKREAMLEAKEESIRVKNDLDKEVKERRAEIGRSERRIVQKEENLDKKLEAIEKREAGFAAKEEEINRQKAQVAKLNEERVKELERISGLTSEQAKDYLLKTVEEDVKIDTAKLIKEMEHKAKEEADKKAKEYVVTAIQKCAADHVAETTISVVQLPNDEMKGRIIGREGRNIRTLETLTGVDLIIDDTPEAVILSGFDPIRREVARIALEKLIVDGRIHPARIEEMVEKAQKEVETMIREEGEAATLEVGVHGIHPELVRLLGRMKFRTSYGQNALKHSIEVAQLSGLLAAEIGVDVRTAKRAGLLHDIGKSVDHDMEGSHIQIGVDLCRKYKESPIIINAVEAHHGDVEPESLIACIIQAADTISAARPGARRETLETYSNRLKQLEDISNGFKGVEKSFAIQAGREIRIMVVPEQISDADMVLLARDISKQIEAELEYPGQIKVNVIRESRVTDYAK, from the coding sequence GTGGGAAGTGTGATTATCGCTGTTGTGATCACTCTACTGGTTACCGCGGTCGTTGTATATTTCGTCACAACTGCTTACTATAAAAAAGTAACAGAGGCTAAGATCGGAAATGCAGATGAAAAAGCGCGTGAGATTATTGATGAAGCGGTAAAAACGGCAGAAACCAAGAAGCGTGAAGCAATGCTTGAAGCGAAGGAAGAATCCATCCGTGTCAAGAATGACTTAGACAAGGAGGTAAAAGAGCGGAGAGCGGAGATCGGACGCAGTGAACGACGCATTGTTCAGAAGGAAGAAAATCTGGACAAAAAGTTAGAAGCGATCGAAAAACGCGAGGCGGGATTTGCAGCCAAGGAAGAAGAGATCAACAGACAGAAAGCGCAGGTCGCAAAGCTCAATGAAGAGCGTGTGAAAGAACTGGAAAGGATCTCCGGTTTAACCTCCGAACAGGCAAAGGATTATCTCTTAAAGACTGTTGAAGAAGACGTTAAAATTGATACTGCAAAATTGATCAAAGAAATGGAACACAAGGCAAAGGAAGAAGCTGATAAGAAGGCAAAAGAGTATGTGGTGACTGCAATTCAGAAGTGTGCTGCGGATCATGTTGCCGAAACGACGATTTCTGTTGTACAGCTTCCGAATGACGAAATGAAAGGAAGAATCATCGGACGTGAAGGACGTAATATCCGTACGTTAGAAACGTTAACCGGTGTGGATCTGATCATTGATGATACGCCGGAGGCAGTGATTTTATCCGGTTTTGATCCGATTCGTCGTGAAGTTGCCAGAATTGCTTTGGAAAAACTGATTGTGGATGGTCGTATCCATCCAGCAAGAATCGAGGAAATGGTTGAGAAGGCTCAGAAAGAAGTCGAGACAATGATTCGTGAGGAAGGTGAGGCAGCAACCTTAGAGGTTGGTGTTCACGGAATCCATCCGGAGCTTGTGCGTCTTTTAGGCCGGATGAAATTCCGGACGAGCTACGGACAAAATGCTCTCAAACATTCCATTGAAGTAGCACAGCTTTCCGGATTACTGGCTGCTGAAATCGGTGTAGATGTAAGAACTGCAAAACGTGCAGGATTGTTACATGATATTGGTAAATCTGTCGATCATGATATGGAAGGTTCCCATATTCAGATCGGTGTGGATTTATGTAGAAAATACAAAGAGTCACCAATTATTATCAATGCGGTAGAAGCGCATCATGGTGATGTAGAACCGGAGTCATTAATTGCATGTATCATTCAGGCTGCAGATACAATTAGTGCAGCAAGACCAGGTGCCAGAAGAGAGACACTGGAAACATATTCAAACAGATTGAAACAGTTAGAAGATATTTCTAACGGATTTAAGGGTGTAGAAAAATCCTTCGCTATTCAGGCGGGCAGGGAGATTCGAATCATGGTTGTTCCGGAGCAGATCAGCGATGCCGATATGGTATTGCTTGCGCGTGATATTTCCAAACAGATCGAAGCTGAATTGGAATATCCGGGACAGATTAAGGTAAATGTTATTCGTGAGTCAAGGGTAACAGATTACGCGAAGTAA
- the recA gene encoding recombinase RecA — translation MAKEDKYKEINAVKNDKLKALDAAISQIEKQYGKGSIMKLGDNSAHMNVETIPTGSLSLDIALGLGGLPKGRIIEIYGPESSGKTTVALHAVAEVQKRGGIAGFIDAEHALDPVYAKNIGVDIDNLYISQPDCGEQALEITETMVRSGAVDIVIVDSVAALVPKAEIDGDMGDSHVGLQARLMSQALRKLTSVISKSNCVVIFINQLREKVGVMFGNPETTTGGRALKFYSSVRMDVRRIEALKQGGEVVGNRTRVKIVKNKVAPPFREAEFDIMFGQGISREGDILDLAADKGVVNKSGAWYAYNGDKIGQGRENAKQYLKENPLICEEIEAKVREMLNVDGTEESEETKENETEAQSIKAAEAIAKKAEAAEKKAENTAEVKAEE, via the coding sequence ATGGCAAAGGAAGATAAATATAAAGAGATCAATGCAGTAAAAAATGATAAATTAAAAGCGTTGGATGCTGCAATTTCACAGATTGAGAAACAGTACGGCAAAGGCTCCATCATGAAACTTGGTGATAATTCCGCACATATGAATGTGGAGACGATTCCGACCGGATCATTAAGTCTTGATATTGCACTTGGTTTAGGTGGACTTCCGAAAGGAAGAATCATCGAGATCTATGGACCGGAGTCCAGTGGTAAGACGACCGTTGCCCTGCATGCGGTTGCTGAGGTACAGAAAAGAGGCGGTATCGCAGGATTTATCGATGCAGAGCATGCCTTAGATCCTGTCTATGCAAAGAATATCGGCGTTGACATCGACAACTTATACATATCCCAGCCGGACTGCGGAGAGCAGGCACTTGAGATCACAGAGACCATGGTACGTTCCGGGGCGGTTGATATCGTGATCGTCGACTCCGTGGCAGCACTCGTTCCAAAGGCAGAGATTGATGGAGATATGGGTGATTCGCATGTCGGACTTCAGGCACGACTGATGAGCCAGGCACTTCGTAAGCTGACTTCTGTCATCAGCAAATCCAACTGTGTGGTTATCTTCATCAACCAGCTTCGTGAAAAAGTAGGCGTAATGTTTGGTAATCCGGAGACAACGACCGGTGGACGTGCACTGAAGTTCTATTCTTCTGTCCGTATGGATGTCAGAAGGATTGAGGCATTAAAACAGGGCGGAGAGGTTGTTGGTAACCGTACCAGGGTAAAAATTGTTAAGAATAAGGTGGCACCGCCATTCCGTGAAGCAGAGTTTGATATTATGTTTGGACAGGGAATTTCCAGAGAGGGCGATATCTTAGACCTTGCAGCAGATAAGGGTGTGGTTAACAAATCCGGAGCATGGTATGCATACAATGGAGATAAGATCGGCCAGGGACGTGAGAATGCAAAACAGTATCTGAAAGAAAATCCGCTGATCTGTGAGGAGATCGAGGCAAAAGTCAGAGAAATGTTAAATGTGGACGGAACGGAAGAGTCTGAGGAAACAAAGGAAAACGAGACTGAGGCACAGAGCATAAAAGCAGCGGAAGCGATCGCAAAAAAAGCGGAAGCGGCTGAAAAGAAAGCAGAGAATACAGCCGAGGTAAAAGCGGAGGAATAA